The region TTTGGGTTTGGGTTAGCTTTTGAACTTCCAATCTTTGCATACTTTTTAGCACTACTTGGTATGATAGATGATAGAATGATGAGAGATTTCTTTAAATATGCAGTTATTATTATTTTTGTTGTAGCGGCACTTCTAACTCCTCCAGATGTTTTAACACAACTCTTAATGGCTGGACCACTTATCATACTTTATGGATTTTCTATTTTGATAGTTAGGATGGTAAACCCTGCTCCAGCACTCGAAGAAGAAGATGAAACTCAAAAAGAAGTAGCAGTTTCGCTTGAGAAAAAGAGTGAATAAAGAAGAACTTCTTACTTCTAGCTATGACTTCACGCTCCCTAGTGAACTCATAGCTTCATATCCAGCGCATCCAAGAGACCATGCAAAACTTCTAATTTATAATCGCCAAACAGACCAAATAATTCACTCTCATTTTTATGATTTAGAAAAATACATTCCAAAAGATTGTGCTCTAATTTTTAATGATACCAAAGTTATAAAAGCTAGACTTTATGGAAATAAAATAAGTGGCGGAAAAATTGAACTTCTAATAAACAGACCACTAGATGCTAACAATATAAATGTATATATTCGTGGAAAAGTAAAAGTTGACACTCAAATACTCTTCGATGATGAACTAACAGCCATAGTAAAAGAGCTAAGAAAAGATGGAAGCAGAGTTGTAAATTTTTACAAGTTTGCTTCTAAATTACGTTTTGAAGAACTACTTCCAATTATAGAAAAAATTGGTCACATTCCACTTCCTCCATATATACAAAGACAAGACAATAAAGAAGATGCAAGTGAGTACCAAAGTGTTTTTGCAAAAGAAGAAGGAGCGGTAGCCGCGCCAACAGCATCTTTGCACTTTACAAAAGAACAGCACCAAAGAGTTTGCAAAAATTACAAATATGCTTTTGTAACTTTACATGTCGGAAGTGGTACTTTTAAACCTGTAGAAACTAAAACTATAACTGAGCATCCTATGCACTCAGAATATTACGATATATCAGATGAAGCAAAAAAAATACTAGATACCAATATACCAATACTAAGCGTAGGAACAACATCAACAAGAACAATTGAGTTTTACGCAAGACATCAAGAGATGCAAAGAGGTGAGGCAAATCTTTTCTTACACCCAAACAACAAGCCACTAAGAGTAAATCATCTTCTTACAAATTTTCATCTACCAAAATCAACTCTTTTAATGCTTGTAGCATCTTTTGTAGGTTTACAAAAGACTCAAGAACTCTACGCCGAAGCTATCAAAAATAGATATAGATTTTACTCTTATGGAGATGCAATGCTAATCTTATAGATTAGCTAATGTGTACTTTTTCAAAAGAACACCGTTAATTTTAACAATTTTACTTAACTTTAAAGTTTTTTTAAATAACATTTTTATCAATTTTATTTAAAAGGAAGAATATGCCATATGTTAATGATGTTTTTGAATATTTAAAAAGATCGAGCCCTTATCAAAAAGAGTTTTATCAAGCTGCTGAAGAGGTTTTAGAATCACTTAGACCACTAATGATTAAATATCCAAAATATAGAGAACACAAAATAATAGAAAGAATAGTTGAACCTGAGAGACAGATACTATTTCGTGTAAACTGGGTAGATGACAACGGCGTTATTCAAGTAAATAAAGGTTATCGCATAGAGTTTAACTCGGCACTAGGACCATACAAAGGTGGACTTAGATTTCATCCAAGTGTAACTGCTGGTGTTATTAAATTTTTAGGCTTTGAGCAAATTTTTAAAAATGCCCTAACTGGTCTTCCAATCGGTGGTGGTAAAGGTGGAAGTGACTTCGACCCTAAAGGCAAATCTGACAATGAAGTTATGAGATTTTGTCAAGCATTTATGAGTGAACTATATAGACATATTGGTGCAAATACTGATGTTCCTGCAGGAGATATTGGTGTTGGTGCAAGAGAGATAGGCTATATGTTTGGAATGTATAAAAAACTAGCTAACAGATATGAAGGTGTTTTAACTGGAAAGTCTCTTAAATGGGGTGGTTCACTAGTTAGAACAGAAGCTACAGGTTATGGAGCTGTTTACTTTGCTAAGTATATGCTTGAAGGCAGAGGTGAGACACTTGAGGGTAAAAAATGTGTAGTATCTGGAAGTGGAAATGTTTCTATTTATACTATTGAAAAACTTTACCATCTAGGAGCTTTACCTGTTACTTGTAGTGATTCAAATGGTATGATCTATGATGAACAAGGAATTGACTTAGAACTCTTAAAAGAACTAAAAGAGGCAAGCAGACAAAGACTTACTGAGTATGCAAAACAAAGACCTCATGCAAAATACACTCCAGTTGAAGAGTATCCTGAGGGTTGCAATGGTGTTTACTCAATTCCTTGTTATGCAGCATTCCCAAGTGCTACTCAAAATGAGTTGAATCTCAAAGACGCTCAAAATCTTCTTGATAATGGTTGTTTATGTGTGAGTGAAGGTGCAAATATGCCATCAACTCCTGAAGCTGTTGATCTTTTTGTAGATTCAAAAATTTGTTATGGTCCAGGTAAAGCTGCAAATGCGGGTGGTGTTTCAGTTAGTCAATTAGAGATGGCACAAAACGCTTCTATGGTAAACTGGACTTTTGAAGAAGTAGATGCAAAACTAGATCAAATCATGAAAAACATCTATGTAAGTGCAAGTGAAACTGCAGCAGAATTTGGAGAGCCTACAAACTTAGTTTTAGGTGCAAATATCGCAGGTTTCAAAAAAGTAGCAGATGCCATGATAGAACAAGGTTTAGTATAAATATCTAAACTCTAATCACTAGAAGTTGTGAGGCAATCTAGCTTAAAAACTAGATTGCCACACTTAACTCGTAGTGGCATAAATCTTAAATACTAAGCTATTACTTTTATCTTACCATTTAAAACTTCAATTTTTCCAGATAATTCATACTCAAAAACTTTACTACTAAATTTGGAAACTACATCATCATAGTTAGAATTTTTTTTACAATATTGTAAAAACTCATCCTTATCAGGTGCACAAACTTTAATATCTACGATTTTTGATACAAACTCATCAATATCATATATAGCTTTAGCCATATTTTTCTCAAGCAAAGAGTTTGTTCCATCGCTATCACCTATTCTATGTGGTAGAACATAGATCTCTTTACCCATTTTTAAAGCATATTCTACACTTCTCATTGTCCCTGAATTAATATCTCCATAACTTACGATTAGAATATCTCCAAGAGCTACTACCACTTCATTTCTTATTGGAAAATTATATCTTTGGGATGGTGTACCTTGTTTAAACTGGCTAATTACCAAGCCTCTTTCTTCTATGCTTTGTATTATATTTTTATTTATCGCAGGATATCTTTTATCTAGTCCTGTTCCTGCTACCATAATAGTATTGTCAAATCCAGCCGATTTATGAGCTATGGCATCTATGCCTAAAGCTCCTCCGCTAACTATACAAACTCCAGCATTAGATAATTTACTTACAAGCTTATGCGTTAATTCTCTTGCATATTGATTTGGCTTTCTACTACCAATGATAGATATTTTTTTTCTCTTTAATAACTCAATATTACCTATATAAAAAAGTTCCTTTGGATACTTTTTCATTAATTTTAATTCACTTATTTCTTCTTTTATGATCTCCATTAATAGAGCCTATTTATATATACTAACTCAACATCTTTAAATAATTTTTTTGATTCATGCAAAGCTAAAAGAGTATTTGCATGAGGATGACCAATAGCTATAGCGCTACCATGAAGTTTTGCAATCTTTATAGCCTTTTTAATCTGTTTTTTAATTGAACTTTTGTCTGTAAAATGATCCAAAAAAACATCTCTTGCAACATAAGTAAGCCCAAAATTTTTCATAACCTTTGGTGCTTTTGTTTGAGCTGTAGTTCTACTGTCTATAAAATTAATGTTTTGAGCTTTTAGTGCATAAATAAGACGGTTCATAGCGAGTTCGTCTGATGTAAATTTACTTCCTGTGTGATTATTAATGTAAGAGACTCTTGGAAATTCTTTCTTAATATTTTTTATAGTATTTTCTATTTTTAACTCTGAATCATTAACGCGAAGTGTTGAAGGTTCTTCTGCATTGAAATTTTGTGCTTCCATGGGAAGATGCACCATATATATGCTCTCATGAGATGCTAACTTTGCAGAATTTGGACGAAGTTTACTTGGGGGTAAAAATGACATTGTTAAAGGCATATTAAGACTTTTAATAGCATTAACATGAGATTTTACACTCACATCATCTATAATAATCGCTAATTTTGGCTTTGAAGAGCTAGCTTTAATATCTCTTTTTACTCTCAATGGAGGTTCTGGTGGTTTTGGTAAAGATTCATCCTCATATTCGTGAGCAGCTGCTCCTGCATAATTTTTTGTCTCTTTTTGTAAAACATCTTTAAGTCTTGTATTTACACTTTTTTTATCGCTTTTAACACTACTCTCTTCATTTTTTTTCAAGCTTAATAGTTTTTTATTTTTTTGCGCTTTTTCTTTAATTTTTATATCATTTTTGGCTTCTTCATAGCCTATATAATATCCTCCAACCAAAGAGCTAAGACTAAGAGCTATAACAGCTAAAACCCATGCTACATATGTTAAAAATTTATTACTACTTGATTTACTTTTTTTTCTTTTTGCCATTTAAAATACAATCTCCAAAATTTTTATAACTATATCTAAAAAAGCAAAAAAACAAAACTTTTATGACAACTAGACATATTTATAGTTTGCGAGCTTTTTTTAAGCATACTTTATGTATAATTCCGCGTTCCTTTCTCTTTGTATCATTTAGAATAATGATATATATACATCCGAAAGGGAAACAATGCCATAACGGCAAATACCAAAAGGAGATTATACTCTATGAGAAACTACGAAAACTTAGTTATCGTTAAACCAACATTTACAGCCGAAGAAATCCAAGCTAGCATCAAAGCTATCGAAGAAACAATCACTTCTAACGGTGGCGAAATCGCTACTACTGACTCAATGGGAATGAGAAAACTTGCATATCCTATTAACAAAAATGAACGTGGTTACTACCATGTTATCTATTACTCTATTGCTCCTTCAGCGATTAGTGAAATTGAAAGACGTTTCCGTATCAATGAAGATCTTCTTCGTTTTGTAACTATCAAATATGATACAAATCGTGAAGTAATTGCATGGAAGCAATTAGTTGAAAAAGCACAGAAAAAAGCAGCTGCTCCTGCAAAAGAAGAAGCTCAAGTAACTGAAGAAGCTCCAGCAGTTGAAGAAGCAGCAGCTGAGTAATCAGTAAAGCTTAAAAGAATAAGGAATTCCCATGTACAATAAAGTTATATTAGTTGGACGATTAACTCGCGATATTGAACTTAGATATACTCAAGGTGGAATGGCAGTTGCAAATACTGCTATTGCTACAAACCATAACTATTCTAGTAATGGTGAAAAAAAAGAAGAAGTATGCTACACAGATATTACTTTTTTTGCACGTAGTGCAGAAATTGCCAACCAATACCTTCGTAAAGGAAGTCAAATCCTAGTAGAAGGAAGACTTAAATTTGATAAATGGGTAGATCAAAGTGGACAAAATAGAAGCAAGCACTCTGTAGTTGTTGAAACTATGAAAATGCTAGACTCTAAGGGTGATAACCAAGGTGGCGGATATCAAGCTCCTGCACAAAACAATAGTGCACAAAGCTATAATCAACCACAAGGTCAACAACAAACCCAAAGTTACCAACAGCAACAACCAAGCTATGGTAATAATGAGCCTAGACAACAACAAAGTTATCAACAACAGGCTTCTACTCAAAGTCGTCAGATGCCAAGCAGTGATTCTGTTCCTGTGATTGATATCGATGAAGATGAAATTCCATTTTAGAAAATAGATAATAAAGGAAATAACATGGCAGAAAAAAGAAAATACAAAAAAAGATATTGTAAATATTGTGAATCAAAAGTTGATTTTATGGACTACAAAGATGTAGGAGCATTACGTTTCTCTCTTTCAGAGCGTTATAAAATTATGCCTCGTCGTCTTACAGGAAATTGTAAACGTCACCAAGATATGATCTCAGCAGTTATAAAAAGAGCTAGAGCAGCAGCATTAGTTCCATATACTGTAACAAGAAAAGCAGTTGTAACTGCACCATTTGAAAACCTAAGATAGGTTTTACTACACTCGTCATTCTTGGTTAATATCCAAGAATGACAAACTTTCAAACTCTTTTATTAAACTAGGAATATTTTTTGCTTATATAAAGTTAAAAAAGTAGTCTTATGCGTATTCTTTTCATTTTATTTTTACTACTAACTTGCATATATGCAAAAAGTTCTGACTTCTCAGTTATTATTGATGAACCCTTTAATGATGCTTTATTTGATATTACTCAAGATTATGACAGAGAAATAAGCGCAGTAGGATTTTCAAGAGAGTTCAAAAAAACATCTTCTTCTCAAAGTAAAACTTACACTAATGCCTTTGATTATCTATCTAGTATTTCAGATGCACATGGTCCTCAGATGCGACTTGTAAAAATTGATAATTATGCAAATATATCACTAAGCAAAACTACAAAAATGTCTAGTTTTAGTGAAGCTGTTTCAGTTGTTAAAACTCCTTCTAATGGTTATTTTATTGGCGGACATACTCTTGATGGTTCTTTGATTATTTTAAAATTAAGTTCTAATGGCGATACTATTTTCAATAAAACATTTGGTACAAAAAATTTCGATAAAATGAGTAATCTTATAGCACTTAGTGATGGTGGTGTTTTAGCTATAGGTTCTTCTATTACTTCTCGCTCACAAAATGATGCTTTATTTGAAACTGGGCTTGGTCTTAATGACATCTACTTAACACGTTTTTCAAAAGATGGTAGAAAACTCTGGAGTAAAAAATATGGTACAGAGTATGACGATAGAGGAATAGATGCAGTTGAAGCATATGACGGTTCTATCTTAGTTTTAAGCACTACGAGTTACGATAAAAACAGAGATGTAACACTAATGCGTATAACTGAAAATGGAAATAAAATATGGCTAAAACACTACAAATCAAATGATGTTATTACTCCATATAAAATCATCAGACTAAGAGATAATAATTTTTTACTCTCCTTAACTCAAAAAGACGAAATGCAAAAAGAGCAGATAAGACTTATAAAATTTGATTTACAAAAAAATATCCTAATTGATACAAAAATTCATACAACTTATACTAGCGCACTCAAAGATATACAAGAGTATTCAGATGGTTCTTTAATTGGTGTTGGATATGTAAGAGACACTTTTAACACAGATGCACTTGTGATGGTTATAGACAGCAATTTGGATATGCTTTATCAAGAACATTATGGAGAAGAAAACTACGATATTTTTAATGCTGTTACTATCTTGCATAATTCCCAAGCTGCCGTTGCTGGAATATACACATATAAAGATTCACAAGAGTCAAATATGTGGGTAGCAAAGTTAAATAGAGATGCTACTTTAGCTCAAAAATCTTTAAAATCTATAAATATTTATGAAGAGTTAAAAAAGTTATTTAGCAAAGAGATAGCAGCTAAGAAGATTCTGATAAAAGAAGATTTAACTATTGAGCTTACAGATGCTGAGCTTTATTTTAAAATTGCTGAGTACAAACTTACACAAAAACAAAAACTCTATCTGGATAAATTTTCAGACAAATTAGTTGACTTTTTACATAGATACAGACAATACATAGACTCTTTAGAGATAAATGGACATACATCAAGCGAATGGAATGGTGCTGATTTTACAAATAGATATCTAAAAAATGAAAAATTATCTATGCAAAGATCTTATGAAACACTAAGTTATATTTTTGCAAAACAAGATCTAAAAAAACAGACCTGGTTAAGTGAAATTCTCAAAGGTAGCGGTTTTAGTTACTCTAAACGAATTATGAATAACGAGAGCGAAAATAGAGATCGCTCAAGAAGAGTGAATTTTAAAATACTTTTAAAATAAGTACTAAAGAGTTAATGCAGACTCTCTAAAACTCAGGCGAACTTTGTCTTGTTTTAGTTTTTTGTATAGTTTAAATTTTGCTTTTTCTAGCTCTTCATCATCTAAAGAGAATTCAGATTTTAGTACATCATTTTCTATTTGAGCGCTATCCATTGCAAAAAGTTTTAACTCTTTTTTTGTAAGTTTAGACTTTAAAACGCCATACAAAACTTTGTCATCTTCTATAAATAGCTCTATATCCATTTTACA is a window of uncultured Sulfurimonas sp. DNA encoding:
- a CDS encoding single-stranded DNA-binding protein, whose translation is MYNKVILVGRLTRDIELRYTQGGMAVANTAIATNHNYSSNGEKKEEVCYTDITFFARSAEIANQYLRKGSQILVEGRLKFDKWVDQSGQNRSKHSVVVETMKMLDSKGDNQGGGYQAPAQNNSAQSYNQPQGQQQTQSYQQQQPSYGNNEPRQQQSYQQQASTQSRQMPSSDSVPVIDIDEDEIPF
- a CDS encoding divergent polysaccharide deacetylase family protein; the encoded protein is MAKRKKSKSSSNKFLTYVAWVLAVIALSLSSLVGGYYIGYEEAKNDIKIKEKAQKNKKLLSLKKNEESSVKSDKKSVNTRLKDVLQKETKNYAGAAAHEYEDESLPKPPEPPLRVKRDIKASSSKPKLAIIIDDVSVKSHVNAIKSLNMPLTMSFLPPSKLRPNSAKLASHESIYMVHLPMEAQNFNAEEPSTLRVNDSELKIENTIKNIKKEFPRVSYINNHTGSKFTSDELAMNRLIYALKAQNINFIDSRTTAQTKAPKVMKNFGLTYVARDVFLDHFTDKSSIKKQIKKAIKIAKLHGSAIAIGHPHANTLLALHESKKLFKDVELVYINRLY
- a CDS encoding OmpA family protein, giving the protein MRILFILFLLLTCIYAKSSDFSVIIDEPFNDALFDITQDYDREISAVGFSREFKKTSSSQSKTYTNAFDYLSSISDAHGPQMRLVKIDNYANISLSKTTKMSSFSEAVSVVKTPSNGYFIGGHTLDGSLIILKLSSNGDTIFNKTFGTKNFDKMSNLIALSDGGVLAIGSSITSRSQNDALFETGLGLNDIYLTRFSKDGRKLWSKKYGTEYDDRGIDAVEAYDGSILVLSTTSYDKNRDVTLMRITENGNKIWLKHYKSNDVITPYKIIRLRDNNFLLSLTQKDEMQKEQIRLIKFDLQKNILIDTKIHTTYTSALKDIQEYSDGSLIGVGYVRDTFNTDALVMVIDSNLDMLYQEHYGEENYDIFNAVTILHNSQAAVAGIYTYKDSQESNMWVAKLNRDATLAQKSLKSINIYEELKKLFSKEIAAKKILIKEDLTIELTDAELYFKIAEYKLTQKQKLYLDKFSDKLVDFLHRYRQYIDSLEINGHTSSEWNGADFTNRYLKNEKLSMQRSYETLSYIFAKQDLKKQTWLSEILKGSGFSYSKRIMNNESENRDRSRRVNFKILLK
- the rpsF gene encoding 30S ribosomal protein S6, producing the protein MRNYENLVIVKPTFTAEEIQASIKAIEETITSNGGEIATTDSMGMRKLAYPINKNERGYYHVIYYSIAPSAISEIERRFRINEDLLRFVTIKYDTNREVIAWKQLVEKAQKKAAAPAKEEAQVTEEAPAVEEAAAE
- the rpsR gene encoding 30S ribosomal protein S18 produces the protein MAEKRKYKKRYCKYCESKVDFMDYKDVGALRFSLSERYKIMPRRLTGNCKRHQDMISAVIKRARAAALVPYTVTRKAVVTAPFENLR
- the gdhA gene encoding NADP-specific glutamate dehydrogenase, coding for MPYVNDVFEYLKRSSPYQKEFYQAAEEVLESLRPLMIKYPKYREHKIIERIVEPERQILFRVNWVDDNGVIQVNKGYRIEFNSALGPYKGGLRFHPSVTAGVIKFLGFEQIFKNALTGLPIGGGKGGSDFDPKGKSDNEVMRFCQAFMSELYRHIGANTDVPAGDIGVGAREIGYMFGMYKKLANRYEGVLTGKSLKWGGSLVRTEATGYGAVYFAKYMLEGRGETLEGKKCVVSGSGNVSIYTIEKLYHLGALPVTCSDSNGMIYDEQGIDLELLKELKEASRQRLTEYAKQRPHAKYTPVEEYPEGCNGVYSIPCYAAFPSATQNELNLKDAQNLLDNGCLCVSEGANMPSTPEAVDLFVDSKICYGPGKAANAGGVSVSQLEMAQNASMVNWTFEEVDAKLDQIMKNIYVSASETAAEFGEPTNLVLGANIAGFKKVADAMIEQGLV
- a CDS encoding DNA-processing protein DprA produces the protein MEIIKEEISELKLMKKYPKELFYIGNIELLKRKKISIIGSRKPNQYARELTHKLVSKLSNAGVCIVSGGALGIDAIAHKSAGFDNTIMVAGTGLDKRYPAINKNIIQSIEERGLVISQFKQGTPSQRYNFPIRNEVVVALGDILIVSYGDINSGTMRSVEYALKMGKEIYVLPHRIGDSDGTNSLLEKNMAKAIYDIDEFVSKIVDIKVCAPDKDEFLQYCKKNSNYDDVVSKFSSKVFEYELSGKIEVLNGKIKVIA
- the queA gene encoding tRNA preQ1(34) S-adenosylmethionine ribosyltransferase-isomerase QueA, whose amino-acid sequence is MNKEELLTSSYDFTLPSELIASYPAHPRDHAKLLIYNRQTDQIIHSHFYDLEKYIPKDCALIFNDTKVIKARLYGNKISGGKIELLINRPLDANNINVYIRGKVKVDTQILFDDELTAIVKELRKDGSRVVNFYKFASKLRFEELLPIIEKIGHIPLPPYIQRQDNKEDASEYQSVFAKEEGAVAAPTASLHFTKEQHQRVCKNYKYAFVTLHVGSGTFKPVETKTITEHPMHSEYYDISDEAKKILDTNIPILSVGTTSTRTIEFYARHQEMQRGEANLFLHPNNKPLRVNHLLTNFHLPKSTLLMLVASFVGLQKTQELYAEAIKNRYRFYSYGDAMLIL